AAACATATGCCTCAGAAAAGGAGCTGAAAAATAATATTTTCACTAGCTGGCTTGAAAACTGCTTATTCGATCATTACCTTCTGTCCTAACTACCGGGAGCGCATATGAACCTGATTTATAACAGTGACCAATACAGCGTCGTCGAATTTGGTGCCGATGAACAACGCGAAGCTTTACGTTTCGGCGGCTATGAAATCGTCGATAAATCGTTCAAGCGCGAGATTTTTATTGCTGGTGCCTTGGCTGAATTTTTTCGTAAAGGGGTCGAAGATCTGATTGCGACCGAGCCGAGCATCGAGGATATCGATGCTTTCCTGGGCAACTATGACTCGATGATGAGCCAGCCCGTTACCTTGCAATAACCCAGCTACTGTCCAATTCGTTCCAGCCAGCCCGAGATTGCCGATAACTACGGCAAGCCGGGCGGGATGCTTGAGGTATATTGCCGTACCTTTCACATTGCATCCGGTACGTCGATATGTATGCCAATTCCAGCCCTATCCATAGCGCCCAGAGCGGCATCCACGAGCAGCTTGCGGCCACCGTCGCCAGGCACGCCTCGCACACGTTTCAAAAGCCCGTCAGTCCTTACAATCAAAGCGCATTCGACGACAGCATCGCCGCCTGGCGGGCGGCCGGCAGCCCGCCCCTGATCCTTGATGCCGGTTGCGGCGTCGGCTTGTCGACCATGCACCTGGCGGCGCAGTACCCTGATCATTTCGTCATCGGCGTCGACCAGTCCGCCGACCGGGTCGGCCGCAACACGCTATGGCCGGGCCCGGCAGCGCTGCCGCCCAACTTCATCCGCATTCGCGCCGACCTGGTGGATTACTGGCGGCTGCTGCTGGCGGCGCGGATTTTTCCGGCGCGCCACTATCTGCTGTATCCGAATCCCTGGCCGAAGATAGGCCAGCTCAGCCGGCGCTGGCACGGCCATCCGGTATTCCCGACCATCGTTGCGCTGGGCGGGATCCTGGAATGCCGCAGCAACTGGCAGATCTATGTCGAGGAATGCGCCAGCGCCCTGCAACAGTTAAGTGGCCTGGCGGTCGGCTGCGAGCCCTATCTGCCGGCGCAGCCGATCACCCCGTTTGAAAGCAAATACCTGGCGTCAGGCCATCAATTGTGGCGCTGCCAGGTGCTGTTCGCCTCTGCCGACAACCCCTGAAAAGAAAATCCCCGCAAACCGTGACGGTTTGCGGGGATTTTTGCGAAGCGCTTAGATTTCCACCTTGGTGCCCAATTCGACCACCCGGTTGATCGGGATATGGAAAAAGTCGGACGGCTTGGCGGCATTCTGATACATCCAGGCGAACAGCTTTTCGCGCCATAGCTGCATGCCGGGAATCTTGCTCGGGATCACCGTATCGCGCGCC
The sequence above is a segment of the Collimonas sp. PA-H2 genome. Coding sequences within it:
- a CDS encoding DUF3567 domain-containing protein, with the protein product MNLIYNSDQYSVVEFGADEQREALRFGGYEIVDKSFKREIFIAGALAEFFRKGVEDLIATEPSIEDIDAFLGNYDSMMSQPVTLQ
- a CDS encoding tRNA (guanosine(46)-N(7))-methyltransferase TrmB, yielding MYANSSPIHSAQSGIHEQLAATVARHASHTFQKPVSPYNQSAFDDSIAAWRAAGSPPLILDAGCGVGLSTMHLAAQYPDHFVIGVDQSADRVGRNTLWPGPAALPPNFIRIRADLVDYWRLLLAARIFPARHYLLYPNPWPKIGQLSRRWHGHPVFPTIVALGGILECRSNWQIYVEECASALQQLSGLAVGCEPYLPAQPITPFESKYLASGHQLWRCQVLFASADNP